A genome region from Plasmodium vivax chromosome 11, whole genome shotgun sequence includes the following:
- a CDS encoding cyclin dependent kinase binding protein, putative (encoded by transcript PVX_113445A) → MKEVKYFSVYEDFFKDAKTFLNTAVETKNSIFDVSSSGESSSGEKNDGGAEGPGKERHIDFYLNDQSNKAVWHKDSSNEGSTTGKSAANRSGLNRGAASRSGLNRSASNRSTANRSTANRRAANRRAANSTANRGQQNAEADAHKNYHCFSSMNHGASKILLCYQNTHTMCLSYKPYNENGCHDSANMNYSISIFKKRVPNLEMEEEEKYAFDGAEEDNRVVRFFRRLAFWRYRETGRKFLLINEERRQLGGVEKGRSNSHAEEAMRKRKEVPRGMEGDSKKYGKQLMVKEPSRNFTTSMGKGKIEETAEEAKKKKNVNFNEMKRKKKERKKGTSYEHLLTPSRHEYDAFCLFNPRFKQGKHHTVMCLQGYNVSVIPFVKAKKLKEEVNELFNEINPWIHKSLTLSKLRNLKIDLFNLMSTIPQIDISTICCAWVFFERLVIKGYVHKSNRKLYAATCLILSLKFYQHDDMQILEKLLLYIQKLDKKENLTPSLIFSVEFLVYRLLDFSLQHTYEHIRPHIHQYLESKELKFEDVYGISEEVYLCSNYPSEA, encoded by the exons ATGAAGGAAGTGAAGTACTTCAGCGTCTACGAGGACTTCTTCAAAGACGCGAAGACCTTTCTGAACACAGCCGTTGAGACGAAGAACAGCATTTTCGACGTCAGCAGCAGTGGGGAGTCGAGCTCCGGGGAGAAAAACGATGGCGGGGCGGAGGGCCCGGGGAAGGAGAGGCACATCGACTTTTACCTGAACGACCAGAGCAACAAGGCGGTGTGGCACAAGGACAGCAGCAATGAGGGGAGCACCACGGGGAAGAGCGCCGCGAATAGGAGCGGCCTAAACAGGGGCGCCGCGAGTAGAAGCGGCCTAAACAGAAGTGCCTCGAATAGAAGCACCGCGAATAGAAGCACCGCGAACAGACGCGCCGCGAACAGACGCGCCGCGAATAGCACCGCGAACAGGGGCCAGCAAAACGCCGAAGCGGACGCGCACAAAAACTACCACTGCTTCTCCAGCATGAACCACGGCGCGTCGAAAATCCTGCTGTGCTACCAAAACACGCACACCATGTGTCTGTCCTACAAGCCATATAACGAAAATGGGTGCCACGACTCAGCGAACATGAATTACTcaatttctatttttaagaaGAGGGTACCCAATTTGGaaatggaggaggaggagaaataTGCCTTTGATGGAGCAGAGGAGGATAACAGAGTGGTGCGCTTCTTTAGGAGACTGGCATTTTGGCGTTACAGAGAGACGGGCAGGAAGTTCCTCTTGATAAACGAAGAAAGGAGGCAACTCGGGGGGGtagaaaagggaagaagtaaCTCCCACGCGGAGGAGGcaatgaggaaaagaaaggaagTACCCAGAGGGATGGAAGGGgattccaaaaaatatggtAAACAGTTAATGGTGAAAGAACCCAGTAGGAATTTCACCACTAGTAtgggaaaaggcaaaattgaGGAAACCGCtgaggaagcgaaaaaaaaaaaaaatgtaaatttcaacgaaatgaagaggaaaaaaaaggaaaggaagaaaggcACCTCATATGAACATTTGCTAACTCCTAGTAGACATGAGTATGATGCGTTTTGTTTGTTTAATCCCCGTTTTAAGCAAGGGAAGCATCACACAGTGATGTGCTTGCAAGGGTATAACGTGTCTGTGATTCCCTTTGTGAAAGCCAAAAAACTGAAAGAAGAAGTgaatgaattatttaatgaaataaatccGTGGATTCACAAATCGCTAACATTATCTAAACTgcgaaatttaaaaattgatcTTTTCAACTTGATGTCTACCATTCCTCAAATTGACATCTCGACCATCTGCTGTGCGTGGGTGTTCTTCGAAAGGCTCGTCATCAAGGGCTACGTGCATAAGTCCAATCGGAAGCTCTACGCAGCTACTTGTCTCATTTTGTCCCTCAAATTTTACCAGCATGATGATATGCAGATTTTGGAGAAGCTGCTCCTCTACATTCAGAAGCTAGACAAGAAGGAGAACTTAACTCCCTCCCTCATCTTCTCCGTCGAGTTTTTGGTTTACCGCCTCCTCGACTTTTCGCTGCAGCACACGTACGAGCACATCCGCCCCCACATCCACCAGTACCTGGAGTCCAAG GAGCTCAAGTTCGAGGACGTCTACGGCATTTCGGAGGAGGTCTACCTGTGCTCGAACTACCCCAGCGAGGCTTGA
- a CDS encoding nucleoside diphosphate kinase, putative (encoded by transcript PVX_113450A), which translates to MKDERCIFIILPDVTNNFKDEEVLEKLEEKNFIILKRKKVHLTENEIKEILNDKPEQYSSLGEFYAYVESGLSVICLVEHIEGNTAAKLNSLVKSTSILIKDEKYFECLEYQCNLTCRNVPFYFSKNDWYFSRDLNYFFPPRDHNFLERTLIVLKPDVIDQNKIGDVVNDILNFGLLIVAVKRGVLSAERARRLYGGSAGKPYYDALIEFMTSAKGIVCLIVEAKNCIRLAKILCGPCSSAVPFEDMPSACLKKKYGTCALRNAVHTPSEDNIDREINLFFDKENFCSENGILLIRRGALRGEDLNDLRDYLHGYGFNVLEEKIISVDEDSLRKMLEEPGVLVPTAEPQTQYVIITLSRVNCITCLHYLMGGRSAKESKLKRPNSMRSMFSVDSDDIIFVKDKRKINSLIRQHFLFEKYNESITVDMVKNFLFCKNVTSYEKEEENVKLREVLLECFTKMCESRPSGEEAIVWLSEWLRQKREQIEGDVKKEEAGRKMGHLSPPGGKEKDGLTSVGGAEKVKQSSIPIGSSSGNSIAGGGTKGEGPNQVSSLHKAAKGKKKILIIPDIDARGKDSPVGGENDEANLKIVKHLERLGYINLCFSELCMKEEKKKSLLGKKIEYTKRKYKRLTVDLMRRILKENLERNRSYSSYVLTGFRGVVDLAYLTREDIIPTAFCLLVGRSEIGSGEGESGEEKRGEVGSAAQMESFLSLLHGGGKHLIEHFLNKGKILIYRKGKNFFDNMVQNLESEVVVFLGVNLSHLKGAIHFLVECYNYLFVDHVKLFTEERRKKAGEACEDGLNCSAATSDRLLSLLIERLNSLRGRDYRRFVLCNFPLNMQQVEVIKGRTNAKVVVFHFNCRGGENALHLEWKETQQGLLQLGGSGKRGRQKKAAHYKVDGSFALCGGTQMSKGVTVHQFDVNNKAEKLSSGVHHLFDLINVAKRSVILISNLTLKSVDFIGLYLQYEYPRVVFCDLNFMSEGEAPRDCPNCVRRLIDEVCDEGSGTSGRNQERVNQLVNKMNHFASKLNGSYFAFSGFPSDLGVEDFRKLELFFDVKLCILVVPVGGGAGGAGGAGGGVHGGEQSHPVEKPSQTEVLPPLDLFNAASAQAPPLAGTVLWFTSRGRLLTVEVSSPGGAVQSALSSGGGEGDETATMIGNSSGEKLRPTDQLGEGAQEDNQLEDEEKKKILKKVEDRIRPNLICYCAPDSYDVKEFVKRKVGGDSSGGSFHCFFCEDVLRELPSILGEKSEGYVKKLAERIKTEKEKTISELYVMYLEGVLKHSSKYLFANVVLCDVPLWAGGENGSSVEAFDRFANFRKVVQLVHSAQGGDAHMIHGSNTCAALNDDRVFGVGAPGGSNAVGEELREDEDEVGSANKEVKRDNKEAGSDHNEADKADKPVSSADEEEANDGDKQRGRSKRKDKLSKYNEAARDLRIVISKKHTNIEVTTIYVNKDMPRNVESFFCPKIIILFVPQNEKLQLLLSSLLCFHLKNFASINMAQLVREEMVKEGLRRAVARFEAGKPEKGGTGGRHHSGGYGDGHSGGHSDWHSDGYGDLLSDEKRTLDGAFTSLLGQIKRADRNVLVTGFPILQNKYSKSDYFEQFRFLKAFQIGGMICLSFDDIYLQSLVGDATPNGAYAGKYDEVTQMIKQEFGSKGEHKHKLHFAKIASKEDLQRAVGQIAAVFSG; encoded by the exons ATGAAAGACGAAAGatgtatttttatcatattgcCGGACGTTACCAACAATTTTAAA GATGAAGAGGTTTTAGAAAAactagaagaaaaaaacttcatcattttgaaaaggaagaaagtgCACTTGACAGAA aatgaaataaaagaaatattaaacGACAAGCCCGAGCAGTACAGCAGTTTGGGCGAGTTTTACGCGTACGTGGAAAGCGGGCTGTCCGTCATTTGTTTGGTAGAGCACATCGAAGGCAACACGGCGGCGAAGCTGAATTCGCTAGTTAAGAGCACGTCTATCTTGATAAAGGACGAAAAATACTTCGAATG CCTAGAGTACCAGTGCAACTTAACGTGCAGGAATGTCCCATTCTACTTTAGCAAAAATGACTGGTACTTCAGCAGAGACCTGAactacttcttccccccccgggaCCACAACTTTTTGGAAAGAACTTTGATCGTATTAAAGCCGGACGTGATAGATCAGAACAAGATAGGTGACGTAGTGAACGACATTTTGAACTTCGGCTTGCTGATCGTGGCGGTGAAGAGGGGCGTCTTATCTGCGGAGCGGGCGCGCAGGCTGTACGGGGGGTCGGCCGGGAAG CCCTACTACGATGCCCTGATAGAATTCATGACCTCTGCGAAGGGAATAG TGTGCCTAATTGTCGAAGCGAAGAACTGCATAAGGCTGGCGAAGATTTTGTGTGGCCCCTGCTCTTCTGCGGTTCCCTTTGAAGACATGCCGAGTGCCTgtttgaagaagaagtatGGGACTTGCGCGCTGCGGAATGCTGTG CACACCCCCAGCGAGGACAACATAGACAGAGAGATAAACCTATTTtttgataaagaaaatttttgcaGCGAAAATGGCATTTTGCTAATAAGGAGGGGAGCGCTACGTGGAGAGGACTTAAACGATCTGCGAGATTACTTGCATGGTTACGGATTCAACGTGTTGGAAGAGAAAATAATATCGGTTGACGAGGATAGTTTGAGAAAGATGCTGGAAGAACCCGGGGTGCTAGTCCCCACTGCAGAGCCACAGACGCAATACGTAATCATCACCCTTTCTAGGGTGAACTGTATCACCTGTCTGCACTACCTAATGGGAGGGAGGAGCGCCAAGGAGTCCAAACTGAAAAGGCCAAACAGTATGAGAAGCATGTTCAGCGTTGATAGCGATGATATTATCTTCGTGAAggataaaaggaaaataaacagCCTCATTAGACAGCACTTCCTCTTCGAAAAATACAACGAGTCGATTACAGTCGACATGGTAAagaattttttgttttgcaaaaatgttacttCATATgagaaggaagaggaaaatgtCAAGTTGAGGGAGGTCCTTCTGGAGTGCTTTACCAAAATGTGTGAGTCAAGACCGAGTGGTGAGGAAGCCATAGTGTGGCTCAGCGAGTGGCTTCGCcagaaaagggaacaaatcgAAGGGGATGTAAAGAAGGAAGAGgcggggagaaaaatgggCCATCTGTCCCCAcctggggggaaggaaaaagatgGATTAACTAGCGTAGGCGGCGCGGAGAAAGTTAAACAGAGTAGCATTCCCATAGGAAGCAGCAGTGGTAATAGTATTGCAGGTGGGGGAACCAAAGGGGAGGGTCCCAACCAAGTAAGCAGCTTGCATAAAGCagccaaggggaagaagaaaattctTATCATACCGGACATTGACGCTAGGGGGAAGGACAGCCCGGTTGGCGGAGAGAATGATGAGGCCAacttaaaaattgtaaagcATTTGGAACGACTAGGTTACATCAACTTATGTTTTAGCGAGCTGTGcatgaaggaggagaagaagaaatccttgctggggaaaaaaatagagtaCACGAAGAGGAAGTACAAGAGATTGACGGTAGATTTGATGCGGCGAATTCTGAAGGAGAATCTGGAGAGGAATCGCTCCTACAGTAGTTACGTGCTGACTGGCTTTCGCGGCGTGGTCGACTTGGCCTACCTGACGCGGGAGGATATAATCCCCACGGCGTTCTGCTTGCTGGTGGGGAGAAGCGAGATAGGGAGCGGTGAAGGGGAGAGCGGTGAAGAGAAACGCGGCGAGGTGGGGAGCGCTGCACAAATGGAGTCGTTCCTCTCGCTGCTCCACGGAGGCGGGAAGCACCTCATAGAGCACTTCCTAAACAAGGGGAAAATACTAATCTaccgaaaggggaaaaatttcTTCGACAACATGGTTCAAAATTTAGAGAGCGAGGTAGTGGTCTTTTTGGGAGTGAACTTGAGCCACCTGAAGGGtgcaattcattttttggtgGAGTGTTATAACTACCTGTTCGTCGACCATGTTAAGCTTTTTACCGAGGAGAGGCGGAAGAAGGCGGGGGAGGCATGTGAGGACGGACTGAACTGCTCTGCGGCTACCTCGGATAGGCTGCTCTCCCTCCTCATTGAAAGGTTGAACTCTCTAAGGGGTAGAGATTACCGAAGATTTGTCCTGTGCAATTTTCCCCTTAACATGCAGCAGGTGGAAGTGATCAAAGGGAGGACAAATGCAAAGGTGGTGGTGTTTCACTTTAACTGCAGGGGGGGTGAGAATGCGCTTCATTTGGAGTGGAAGGAGACTCAACAGGGGTTGCTTCAACTGGGGGGTagcggcaaaagggggagacaaaaaaaagcggctCACTATAAGGTGGACGGTTCTTTCGCCCTATGTGGGGGGACCCAAATGAGTAAAGGGGTGACAGTCCACCAATTCGATGTGAACAACAAGGCAGAGAAACTATCCTCAGGGGTGCACCACCTGTTTGATTTGATAAATGTGGCAAAGAGGAGCGTCATTCTAATTTCTAACCTAACGTTGAAGAGCGTAGATTTCATTGGCCTATACCTGCAGTATGAATACCCTCGCGTGGTTTTCTGCGACTTGAATTTTATGAGTGAGGGGGAGGCGCCCAGGGATTGTCCCAACTGTGTGCGGCGTCTCATTGACGAGGTGTGCGACGAGGGTAGCGGCACAAGTGGAAGAAATCAGGAGAGGGTAAACCAACtagtaaataaaatgaaccACTTTGCGTCTAAGTTGAACGGCAgctattttgcattttcggGCTTTCCCAGCGACTTGGGGGTGGAGGACTTCCGGAAGTTGGAGCTCTTTTTCGACGTCAAGCTGTGCATATTGGTGGTGCCCGTGGGGGGAGGTGCAGGAGGTGCGGGAGGTGCGGGAGGCGGGGTTCACGGGGGTGAGCAGTCCCACCCAGTTGAGAAGCCCAGCCAGACTGAGGTACTCCCCCCGCTTGACCTATTCAACGCCGCATCCGCGCAGGCACCCCCCCTGGCGGGTACTGTCCTCTGGTTCACCAGCAGGGGACGTCTCCTTACAGTGGAGGTGAGTTCACCTGGGGGAGCAGTCCAGAGTGCTCTCAGCAGTGGTGGTGGTGAAGGGGATGAGACAGCTACCATGATTGGAAACTCCTCAGGGGAGAAGCTTCGCCCCACTGACCAATTAGGGGAAGGCGCCCAAGAAGATAACCAATTGGAGGacgaagaaaagaaaaaaattttgaaaaaagtcGAGGACAGAATTAGACCCAACCTGATTTGCTACTGCGCCCCAGACAGCTATGATGTGAAGGAGTTTGTAAAGAGGAAAGTTGGAGGAGACTCCAGCGGGGGTTCTTTTCACTGCTTTTTTTGTGAAGACGTGTTAAGGGAGTTACCTTCCATCTTGGGAGAAAAGTCGGAGGGATATGTAAAAAAGCTAGCTGAGAGGATcaaaacagaaaaggaaaaaacgataAGCGAACTTTATGTGATGTACTTGGAGGGTGTCTTGAAGCATTCGAGCAAATACCTTTTTGCCAATGTTGTGTTGTGCGATGTGCCCTTATGGGCGGGTGGTGAGAATGGCAGTTCTGTTGAAGCATTTGATCGCTTCGCAAATTTTAGGAAGGTCGTTCAGCTTGTTCACagcgcgcaggggggggacgcCCACATGATCCATGGCTCGAACACTTGCGCGGCACTGAATGACGACCGGGTGTTTGGAGTCGGCGCGCCTGGGGGTAGCAACGCTGTGGGGGAGGAGCTGCGGGAAGATGAAGACGAGGTAGGAAGTGCTAATAAGGAGGTGAAAAGAGATAATAAGGAGGCGGGAAGCGATCATAACGAGGCGGACAAAGCTGACAAACCTGTGAGCAGCGCtgatgaggaagaggcgAACGACGGGGACAAGCAGAGGGGCAGGTCGAAGCGCAAGGACAAGCTGAGCAAGTATAACGAAGCGGCGAGAGACCTACGTATCGTTATCTCCAAGAAACACACTAACATCGAAGTGACGACCATTTATGTGAACAAGGACATGCCGCGAAATGTGGAAAGCTTCTTCTGCCCCAAAATCATTATCCTGTTTGTTCCTCAAAATGAGAAGCTTCAGCTGCTCCTGTCATCTCTTCTTTGTtttcatttgaaaaatttcgcCTCCATCAATATGGCGCAGCTGGTGCGTGAGGAAATGGTGAAGGAGGGGCTAAGACGGGCGGTGGCCCGTTTCGAGGCGGGGAAGCCGGAAAAGGGCGGCACCGGGGGTAGGCACCACAGCGGTGGGTATGGCGACGGGCACAGCGGTGGGCACAGCGACTGGCACAGCGATGGGTACGGCGACCTCCTCAGTGACGAGAAGCGCACCCTCGATGGAGCGTTCACATCCCTGCTTGGTCAAATAAAACGGGCAGACAGAAACGTGTTGGTGACTGGGTTCCCCATTCTTCAGAACAAGTACAGCAAGAGTGACTACTTCGAGCAGTTTCGTTTTCTTAAGGCTTTTCAAATTGGGGGGATGATTTGCCTCTCGTTTGATGACATCTATTTGCAGAGTTTGGTGGGTGATGCTACCCCCAATGGAGCGTACGCTGGCAAGTATGACGAAGTGACGCAAATGATAAAACAGGAGTTCGGCAGCAAAGGCGAGCACAAGCATAAGTTGCACTTTGCCAAAATAGCAAGCAAGGAGGATTTGCAGCGCGCGGTTGGACAGATTGCGGCGGTTTTTTCTGGCTGA
- a CDS encoding hypothetical protein, conserved (encoded by transcript PVX_113430A), whose amino-acid sequence MIPTPVSKKIRSRLSLSIHRKPHFLFRQNLLLDKGEKWEPKLRKGHPEFAKQFDILNRQVTGFRKYKPPPVKREETKKDYDITNFHEVKSKFRFEMNGFFEDEGNVFCQELYRTAKRMFLVGWIKCRRRFAMGHFQGDAYAISYLRHWFDMYSSQTNRIDKLRIFDENHGIASFDY is encoded by the exons ATGATACCCACACCAGTTTCGAAGAAGATAAGGAGCAGGCTGAGTTTGTCCATCCATAGAAAGCCCCACTTTTTGTTTCGCCAAAATTTGCTACTagacaagggggaaaaatgggagCCCAAGTTAAGGAAGGGCCACCCTGAATTCGCCAAGCAGTTCGACATACTGAACCGGCAG GTCACCGGCTTCCGCAAGTACAAACCGCCTCCAgtgaaaagagaagaaacgaaaaaggacTACGACATAACGAACTTTCACGAAGTGAAATCCAAATTTAGGTTTGAGATGAATGGCTTTTTCGAAG atgaAGGGAACGTCTTCTGCCAGGAGCTCTACAGAACCGCCAAGCGCATGTTCCTAGTTGGCTGGATCAAGTGCAGGCGGCGATTTGCCATGGGCCAC TTCCAAGGAGACGCGTACGCCATTTCCTATTTGAGGCACTGGTTCGACATGTACTCGTCGCAGACGAACAGGATCGACAAGCTGAGGATTTTCGACGAGAACCACGGGATAGCCAGCTTCGATTATTAG
- a CDS encoding serine/threonine protein kinase, putative (encoded by transcript PVX_113435A): MNESVSSPIKATCRDMALKSSLHSFTFSLKDFDIAGFLGDGAHGSVFLACERRTNFICVLKCISKSHLVKSTQEALLRKEIELQAHLKHPHIACMYTWFHTSSHVFFVMEYCSNGDLFTYLNEHGPFAEKKVAEMLFEIIWAIRTCHDKRIAHLDLKPENVLVNHEEKCKLADFGLSAHIGSKHKKKGISHYRGTHDYWSPEQCARHQKKKQNFGEFDQKTDIWTLGILAFELKFGRPPFGSTNEERETVIMNRIQDYHWSQLFCEKMKQDLIDKLSPEFKDFLNLCLDKNPKKRPTAETLIQHPFIFLHNKSRPCIKSYATQPRGKQGPKLSHKGFNEQDGSFLTPIWFHNKG, from the exons ATGAACGAGTCAGTTAGCAGCCCAATCAAGGCCACATGCAGGGACATGGCCTTGAAGAGCAGCCTGCATTCCTTCACCTTCAGCTTAAAAGACTTCGACATCGCGGGGTTTTTG GGAGACGGAGCCCACGGCAGCGTGTTCCTGGCCTGCGAAAGGAGGACCAACTTCATTTGCGTGCTGAAGTGCATATCGAAGTCGCACCTGGTGAA GAGCACACAGGAGGCCCTGCTCAGAAAAGAGATAGAACTACAGGCGCATTTGAAGCACCCCCACATAGCATg CATGTACACGTGGTTCCACACGAGCAGCCACGTCTTCTTCGTGATGGAGTACTGCTCGAACGGAGACCTCTTCACCTACCTGAACGAACATGGCCCATTCGCCGAAAAAAAGGTGGCAGAAATGTTATTCGAAATTATATGGGCAATAAGAACATGCCACGACAAAAGAATCGCTCACCTGGATTTAAAGCCAGAGAATGTGCTAGTAAATCATGAGGAGAAATGTAAGCTGGCGGATTTCGGGCTATCAGCTCATATAGGGTCGAAGcataaaaagaaggggatcTCCCATTACAGAGGGACCCATGATTATTGGTCCCCAGAACAGTGTGCAAGGcatcaaaagaaaaaacaaaattttggagAATTTGATCAAAAGACGGACATATGGACGTTAGGCATTTTGGCATTTGAACTCAAATTCGGGAGACCTCCATTTGGGTCTACCAATGAAGAAAGAGAGACAGTCATTATGAATAGAATTCAGGACTACCATTGGAGCCAACTCTTTTGCGAAAAGATGAAACAAGATTTGATTGACAAATTATCTCCAGAATTTAAGGACTTTTTAAACCTTTGTTTAGATAAGAACCCTAAGAAGAGACCAACAGCAGAAACGCTAATTCAGCacccctttatttttcttcataacaAGAGTAGGCCTTGCATCAAGTCCTATGCCACCCAACCGAGAGGCAAGCAGGGGCCTAAGTTGAGTCACAAGGGGTTTAATGAGCAGGACGGCTCCTTCCTCACGCCCATATGGTTCCACAATAAGGGGTAG
- a CDS encoding hypothetical protein, conserved (encoded by transcript PVX_113455A) yields MNNSSTVASNESPQFQKPVVYKNRARSIMNQSVRNGSESQQTEQGNGTSIRDKIRRLFSSKHDQTIRDLQKTKLTANKSIQEQEPSERSVHEFVPTHQQNVEWQPVYRETCKIKLPVDESVTKIALPEEVLHDWVDSQKKVAQQLGRRQKGEDVQEDEDQEDNSQGEDLPELGSNCLFRKNGSKKSCRLNSAKDQYSKFKYYYNYYLVDEYLESLAVSQNKSLDATGLDEHGQLYDNVSLNVKPIIVSKQRLENGVPYDPSKLLQ; encoded by the coding sequence aTGAATAACTCCTCCACCGTAGCGTCGAACGAGAGTCCCCAATTTCAGAAGCCCGTGGTTTATAAAAATCGGGCCAGAAGCATCATGAACCAGAGTGTCAGGAACGGGTCGGAAAGCCAACAAACGGAACAAGGCAATGGGACGAGCATCCGGGACAAAATAAGACGGCTCTTTTCGAGCAAGCATGATCAGACCATAAGAGATTTGCAGAAAACGAAACTTACAGCCAATAAAAGCATACAAGAGCAGGAACCAAGTGAGAGGAGCGTACACGAATTCGTTCCAACTCATCAGCAGAATGTAGAATGGCAGCCAGTGTATCGCGAAACTTGTAAGATAAAACTGCCGGTGGATGAAAGTGTGACGAAAATAGCCTTGCCAGAAGAGGTGCTGCACGACTGGGTTGATAGTCAAAAGAAGGTTGCGCAGCAGTTGGGGCGTaggcagaagggggaagacgTCCAGGAGGATGAAGACCAGGAGGATAACAGCCAGGGGGAGGACCTACCCGAGCTTGGCAGCAACTGCCTTTTCAGAAAAAACGGCTCCAAAAAATCCTGCAGGCTTAACAGCGCCAAAGATCAGTACTCCAAATTTAAGTACTATTACAACTACTATTTGGTAGACGAGTACCTCGAGTCGCTGGCTGTGTCCCAAAACAAGAGCCTGGACGCCACTGGACTGGACGAGCACGGCCAGCTGTACGACAACGTGAGTTTGAATGTGAAGCCGATAATCGTCTCAAAGCAGAGGCTGGAGAACGGAGTCCCCTACGACCCCTCCAAGTTGCTGCAGTGA
- a CDS encoding calcium-binding protein, putative (encoded by transcript PVX_113440A), whose translation MEEHHRGGKKNESSYKFLNADEINNLEYIFNKMKRSKNESVTIQNVQKFLHANHNKDISDDLLDLFHMYGTTITLEDFLTSLNCDINKFKSKEKMKSLFNLLDASNRGYISTRSFIQAAKEFENEFSEETLRSIFNIMDLSSSDRMHFDEFKNAIANM comes from the coding sequence atggaggaacaccaccggggggggaaaaaaaacgaaagcaGCTACAAATTCCTAAACGCGGACGAAATAAATAACCTGGAGTATATTttcaacaaaatgaagaggagcaaaaatgaaagcgtCACCATCCAGAATGTGCAAAAGTTTCTCCACGCAAATCACAACAAAGACATTTCGGATGACCTCTTAGATTTATTTCACATGTATGGCACCACCATAACTCTGGAGGACTTCCTCACGTCGCTCAACTGTGACATTAACAAATTCAAGTCCaaggagaaaatgaaaagcttGTTCAATTTGCTGGATGCCTCCAATCGGGGCTACATATCCACCAGGAGCTTCATCCAGGCGGCCAAAGAATTTGAAAACGAATTTTCGGAGGAAACCCTCAGGAGCATTTTCAACATCATGGACTTGAGCAGCAGCGACCGGATGCACTTCGACGAGTTTAAGAATGCGATAGCGAACATGtga